From Streptomyces sp. TLI_235, a single genomic window includes:
- a CDS encoding amino acid/polyamine/organocation transporter (APC superfamily), with protein MTTPSPTPTLERPAAEPAAEGRLAAGLKPRHLSMIALGGVIGAGLFVGSGAGIAAAGPSIILAFAISGVLVMLVMRMLGEMSAARPASGSFSVHAEREIGPWAGLTVGWMFWTLLCVGVAAEAIGASHVMQGWFPGVPLWVWVAVFMAFFCASNLAAVKNFGEFEFWFAAIKVTAIAAFLVIGILAIAGVLPGTDSPGAANLTGHGGFLPNGTTGLVTGLLASVFAYGGLETVTIAAAESKDPRRSVAGAVRTAMWRIALFYVGSMIVIVTLVPWNDASILSPGPYVAVLNSLGIPGAGQVMNVVVLIALLSAMNANIYGSSRMAYSLVQRGQGPKALGKIGGGVPRRAVLASSGFGFLAVLLSYWWPDTVFTWLLNMVGASVLVVWAFIAVAQLRMRRRLEREAPEQLSVRMWAFPYLTWVALIGILGVLALMLLDESNRIQLYFTAGLAVVLAMAGWMKQKRAVTA; from the coding sequence ATGACGACCCCCTCCCCCACGCCCACCCTGGAGCGGCCGGCTGCCGAGCCCGCCGCCGAGGGCCGGCTGGCCGCGGGCCTCAAGCCTCGCCATCTGTCCATGATCGCGTTGGGCGGCGTCATCGGCGCCGGCCTCTTCGTCGGCTCCGGCGCGGGCATCGCCGCCGCCGGTCCGTCTATCATCCTGGCGTTCGCGATCTCCGGCGTCCTCGTGATGCTCGTGATGCGGATGCTCGGTGAGATGTCCGCCGCGCGTCCGGCGAGCGGTTCCTTCTCGGTGCACGCCGAGCGGGAGATCGGGCCGTGGGCCGGCCTGACCGTCGGCTGGATGTTCTGGACGCTGCTGTGCGTCGGCGTCGCGGCCGAGGCGATCGGCGCCTCGCACGTGATGCAGGGCTGGTTCCCGGGTGTGCCGTTGTGGGTCTGGGTGGCCGTCTTCATGGCCTTCTTCTGCGCCAGCAACCTGGCGGCGGTGAAGAACTTCGGCGAGTTCGAGTTCTGGTTCGCCGCGATCAAGGTCACCGCGATCGCCGCGTTCCTGGTCATCGGCATCCTGGCCATCGCCGGCGTGCTGCCCGGCACCGACTCCCCCGGCGCCGCCAACCTGACCGGTCACGGCGGCTTCCTGCCGAACGGCACCACCGGCCTGGTCACCGGCCTGCTGGCCTCCGTCTTCGCCTACGGCGGTCTGGAGACCGTCACCATCGCCGCCGCCGAGTCCAAGGACCCCCGGCGCAGCGTGGCGGGCGCGGTGCGCACCGCGATGTGGCGGATCGCGCTGTTCTACGTCGGCTCGATGATCGTGATCGTCACGCTGGTCCCGTGGAACGACGCCTCCATCCTGAGCCCCGGCCCGTACGTGGCGGTGCTGAACAGCCTGGGCATCCCGGGCGCCGGCCAGGTCATGAACGTCGTCGTGCTGATCGCCCTGCTGTCCGCGATGAACGCCAACATCTACGGCTCCTCCCGGATGGCGTACTCGCTGGTGCAGCGCGGCCAGGGCCCGAAGGCGCTGGGGAAGATCGGCGGCGGGGTGCCGCGCCGGGCCGTGCTGGCCTCCTCCGGCTTCGGCTTCCTGGCGGTCCTGCTGAGCTACTGGTGGCCGGACACCGTCTTCACCTGGCTGCTGAACATGGTCGGCGCCTCGGTGCTGGTGGTCTGGGCGTTCATCGCGGTGGCCCAGCTGCGGATGCGGCGGCGGCTGGAGCGTGAGGCACCGGAGCAGCTGTCGGTGCGGATGTGGGCCTTCCCGTACCTGACCTGGGTGGCGCTGATCGGCATCCTGGGCGTGCTGGCGCTGATGCTGCTGGACGAGAGCAACCGGATCCAGCTGTACTTCACCGCCGGTCTGGCGGTCGTGCTGGCCATGGCCGGCTGGATGAAGCAGAAGCGGGCCGTGACGGCCTAG
- a CDS encoding biotin transport system substrate-specific component yields the protein MATAAPTPGTPGTPVLADLLPSATTRLGGQVRELALVAGGAALTGLAAQLSVPVPGSPVPVTGQTFAALLVGTALGARRGTASLALYLLAGMAGMPWFADGTSGWTMPSLGYVLGFVLAAGLTGALARRGADRSPLRTAVAMVLGSLAIYAVGVPYLAAALHIPLAKAADLGLYPYLVGDALKVLLAMGALPLAWKLLGRTR from the coding sequence ATGGCCACTGCCGCGCCGACCCCCGGCACCCCCGGCACCCCCGTGCTTGCCGACCTGCTGCCCAGCGCCACCACCCGCCTCGGCGGCCAGGTGCGCGAACTCGCCCTCGTCGCCGGCGGCGCCGCCCTCACCGGCCTCGCCGCCCAGCTGTCCGTGCCGGTGCCCGGCTCGCCCGTTCCCGTCACCGGCCAGACCTTCGCCGCCCTGCTGGTCGGCACCGCCCTCGGCGCCCGCCGCGGCACCGCCTCGCTCGCCCTCTACCTGCTGGCAGGCATGGCGGGCATGCCGTGGTTCGCCGACGGCACCTCCGGCTGGACGATGCCCAGCCTCGGCTACGTCCTCGGCTTCGTGCTCGCCGCCGGCCTCACGGGCGCCCTCGCCCGCCGCGGCGCCGACCGCAGCCCGCTGCGCACCGCGGTCGCCATGGTCCTCGGCAGCCTCGCGATCTACGCCGTCGGCGTCCCCTACCTGGCCGCCGCCCTGCACATCCCGCTCGCCAAGGCGGCCGACCTCGGCCTCTACCCCTACCTGGTCGGCGACGCGCTCAAGGTGCTGCTCGCCATGGGCGCCCTGCCGCTCGCCTGGAAGCTCCTCGGCCGCACCCGCTGA
- a CDS encoding ribose 5-phosphate isomerase B produces MHAHATLMVMRVYLGSDHAGYELKNHLVEWLKAAGHEPVDCGPHIYDAEDDYPPFCLRAAERTAADPEALGVVIGGSGNGEAIAANKVKGVRAALAWSEQTAALGREHNNANVISVGGRMHTLDEATKFVEIFLNTPYSGEARHTRRIDMLTEYETTGELPPIPAHHPQG; encoded by the coding sequence GTGCACGCGCATGCCACACTCATGGTCATGCGCGTGTACCTGGGCTCCGACCATGCCGGATACGAACTGAAGAACCACCTCGTCGAGTGGCTGAAGGCGGCCGGCCACGAGCCGGTCGACTGCGGCCCGCACATCTACGACGCCGAGGACGACTACCCGCCGTTCTGCCTGCGCGCCGCCGAGCGCACCGCCGCCGACCCCGAGGCCCTCGGCGTCGTGATCGGCGGCTCCGGCAACGGCGAGGCGATCGCCGCCAACAAGGTCAAGGGCGTCCGCGCCGCACTCGCCTGGAGCGAGCAGACCGCCGCCCTCGGCCGCGAGCACAACAACGCCAACGTCATCTCCGTCGGCGGCCGGATGCACACCCTCGACGAGGCCACCAAGTTCGTCGAGATCTTCCTCAACACCCCGTACAGCGGCGAGGCCCGGCACACCCGCCGGATCGACATGCTGACCGAGTACGAGACCACCGGCGAACTCCCGCCGATCCCGGCCCACCACCCCCAGGGCTGA